From the genome of Leguminivora glycinivorella isolate SPB_JAAS2020 chromosome Z, LegGlyc_1.1, whole genome shotgun sequence, one region includes:
- the LOC125241031 gene encoding kelch domain-containing protein 4, protein MGKKKNKNKISGAVKTAAKTEKKLANKLKKELANMGEEDIAQVVAQIELEEAKRSAAKEKNLPGPPSPRAYASVTPHPTNNELIIFGGEYHDGQKTYVYNELLFFNPTSNTWRRVKAPGAPPPRSGHQAVATPANKGELWVFGGEFTSLSETQFYHYKDLWCYSLSENKWEKVVAANGPSARSGHRMVLLGRRLVVFGGYTDDGRECRYFDDVYSFCLDSRTWSRLAPSGRGPSPRSACVMVPAGNDELIVYGGFSRAREGRQERALTHSDLFRLSARADGGGGWAWRALPGGPLAPPPRAQLAAAVNTHSSRAYVFGGVTDVEETEEELVGEMSDDLRMLDLEAGKWHSVTLRTQQPARAPAAAPAPAPAANADADAVQEAVTVVTDEVFTMKLGGAAPAAAAAAGAGDAAPTRRVAPGPCPRMSAMMAVQRSVLYVYGGILEKDEKQFYLSDMYSLDLHKLSEWKTLVPQPPLPEWLGSDSDTQSGSDSDQDDSDTQSDQD, encoded by the exons ATGGGGAAAAAGAAAAACAAGAATAAAATAAGCGGTGCTGTTAAAACAGCAGCTAAGACAGAGAAAAAGTTGGCTAACAAACTTAAAAAAGAACTTGCGAACATGGGAGAG GAAGACATAGCTCAAGTTGTTGCCCAGATTGAGCTAGAGGAAGCAAAGCGATCAGCTGCTAAAGAGAAGAACTTACCTGGGCCTCCCTCGCCCAGAGCCTATGCCAGCGTGACTCCACATCCCACTAACAATGAGCTTATCATTTTTGGGGGAGAATATCATGACGGCCAAAag ACCTATGTGTACAATGAGCTGCTTTTCTTCAACCCTACAAGTAACACGTGGCGCCGCGTGAAAGCGCCGGGCGCTCCGCCGCCACGCAGCGGCCACCAGGCAGTGGCCACTCCAGCTAATAA AGGCGAGCTATGGGTATTTGGCGGCGAATTCACAAGCTTGTCGGAGACACAATTTTATCATTACAAGGATCTGTGGTGCTACTCCCTATCTGAGAACAAATGGGAAAAG GTGGTAGCGGCGAACGGTCCTAGTGCGCGGTCGGGGCACCGCATGGTGCTGCTGGGGCGGCGGCTCGTGGTGTTCGGCGGGTACACGGACGACGGCCGCGAGTGCCGCTACTTCGACGACGTCTACAGCTTCTGCCTCGACTCGCGCACCTGGAGCCGCCTCGCGCCCAGCGGCCGCGGTCCCTCGCCGCGTTCCGCCTGCGTCATGGTGCCGGCCGGGAACGATGAG CTGATAGTGTACGGCGGGTTCTCCCGGGCGCGCGAGGGGCGGCAGGAGCGCGCGCTGACGCACTCCGACCTGTTCCGGCTGTCGGCGCGGGCggacggcggcggcggctgGGCGTGGCGCGCGCTGCCCGGCGGGCCgctcgcgccgccgccgcgcgcgcagCTTGCCGCCGCCGTCAACACGCACTCCTCCAGGGCTTACGTCTTTGGCGGAGTCACT GATGTAGAAGAGACAGAAGAAGAACTAGTAGGTGAGATGAGCGACGACCTGCGCATGCTGGACCTGGAGGCGGGCAAGTGGCACAGCGTGACGCTGCGCACCCAGCAGCCGGcgcgcgcgcccgccgccgcgcccgcgccagcGCCCGCCGCCAACGCAGACGCCGACGCCGTACAAGAAGCCGTCACAG TTGTAACCGACGAGGTGTTCACCATGAAGCTGGGCGGCGcagcgccggcggcggcggcggcggcgggcgcgggcgacGCCGCGCCGACTCGCCGCGTCGCGCCCGGGCCGTGCCCGCGCATGTCCGCCATGATGGCCGTGCAGCGCTCCGTTCTCTATGTCTATGGCGGAATCCTGGAAAAGGACGAAAAACAATTCTACCTCTCTGATATGTACAGTTTAG ACCTGCACAAGCTGAGCGAGTGGAAGACGCTGGTGCCGCAGCCGCCGCTGCCCGAGTGGCTCGGCTCCGACTCCGACACGCAGTCAGGCAGCGACTCCGACCAGGACGACTCCGACACACAATCTGACCAAGATTAA